Proteins encoded in a region of the Salipiger sp. CCB-MM3 genome:
- a CDS encoding cytochrome b/b6 domain-containing protein, with translation MPETTRHTRLTRLLHGLLALAVVVQLASSLGMIPDRPDRPGNLLFEVHESIGIASMALVLAFWLWSLSRRHGTQLGALFPWLSALRLRALKADILRHITALRHLRMPAHQADAPLASAVHGLGLCLVTLMAGTGTLYLLSGASSPREAGLTMEVHEALGSVVWVYLVGHGGMGVLQHLGTEFDLRSMWSLRPKTQKD, from the coding sequence ATGCCCGAAACCACCCGCCACACCCGTCTGACCCGTCTGCTGCACGGGCTTCTCGCGCTTGCCGTCGTTGTGCAACTGGCCTCGTCGCTGGGGATGATCCCAGATCGCCCGGACCGCCCCGGCAACCTGCTCTTCGAGGTGCACGAGAGCATCGGCATCGCTTCCATGGCGCTGGTGCTGGCGTTCTGGCTGTGGTCGCTGTCGCGGCGCCACGGCACGCAGCTGGGTGCGTTGTTCCCGTGGCTATCTGCATTGCGGCTGCGCGCGCTCAAGGCCGACATTCTGCGCCACATCACCGCGCTGCGCCATCTGCGGATGCCTGCGCATCAGGCCGATGCGCCATTGGCCTCTGCGGTCCATGGGCTCGGGCTCTGCCTCGTGACCCTCATGGCGGGCACCGGTACGCTCTACCTGCTCTCGGGCGCGAGCAGCCCGCGCGAGGCCGGACTGACGATGGAAGTGCATGAGGCCCTCGGCTCCGTGGTGTGGGTCTATCTTGTCGGTCATGGCGGGATGGGGGTGCTCCAGCACCTCGGCACCGAATTCGATCTGCGCAGCATGTGGTCGCTGCGCCCCAAGACTCAAAAGGACTGA
- a CDS encoding twin-arginine translocation pathway signal, which yields MTNVLFHRRSLLAAGVALLATGASGLRVPARAQSLAPTRSMRGGSNNYRPGAPLVARIGGGGFWMSGTVRRSGDGAPLAGQRIQIWAHTTEGHERDPQSHGATLTDDNGVFRLEMPQIVPAFGQPHGHLAYDSAAFETVFLRPVMGSSRDSSLEAHFVLQPV from the coding sequence ATGACCAATGTTCTGTTCCACCGCCGCAGCCTGCTTGCCGCCGGAGTTGCCTTGCTTGCCACCGGAGCTTCGGGGCTGCGCGTTCCGGCGCGCGCGCAGAGTCTTGCGCCGACGCGCTCGATGCGCGGCGGGTCCAACAACTACCGACCCGGCGCGCCGCTGGTTGCGCGGATCGGCGGCGGTGGATTCTGGATGTCGGGAACGGTGCGCCGTTCCGGAGATGGGGCGCCGCTCGCCGGACAGAGGATCCAGATCTGGGCACATACCACCGAAGGGCACGAGCGCGACCCGCAGAGCCACGGCGCAACGCTGACCGATGACAACGGCGTCTTCCGGCTCGAGATGCCGCAGATCGTCCCGGCCTTCGGGCAGCCGCATGGCCATCTCGCCTATGATAGCGCTGCCTTTGAGACGGTCTTTCTGCGCCCGGTGATGGGAAGCTCCCGCGACAGCAGTCTCGAGGCGCACTTCGTTCTTCAGCCGGTCTGA
- a CDS encoding ferric reductase-like transmembrane domain-containing protein, producing MIWSSLALAIGIPVAAAAVSPLLAWRQPVYIASGFAGIIALGLLLLQPLLAIGALPGLQGGRGRRVHRWIGAALVIFVVLHVAGLWLTSPPDVIDALLFVSPTPFSAWGVIAMWGVILSGLLALRRRRGRRWRLFHRGLGAVVVGCSVIHALLIEGTMEPLSKALLCGLVLLATLAAVLRPRLVRAGRRRASGAG from the coding sequence TTGATCTGGTCGTCGCTTGCGCTGGCGATCGGCATCCCTGTGGCCGCTGCGGCGGTGAGCCCGCTGCTGGCGTGGCGCCAGCCGGTCTATATCGCCAGCGGTTTTGCCGGGATCATCGCCTTGGGGCTGCTGCTGCTCCAGCCGCTGCTGGCCATCGGGGCGCTGCCCGGACTGCAGGGTGGACGCGGGCGGCGTGTGCATCGCTGGATCGGCGCCGCTCTGGTGATCTTCGTGGTCCTGCATGTGGCCGGGCTGTGGCTGACCAGCCCGCCGGATGTGATCGACGCGCTGCTCTTCGTCTCGCCAACGCCGTTCTCGGCGTGGGGCGTGATCGCCATGTGGGGGGTGATCCTGTCGGGGCTTCTCGCGCTGCGGCGTCGGCGTGGGCGGCGCTGGCGCCTCTTCCATCGGGGTCTTGGCGCAGTGGTCGTCGGTTGCAGTGTGATCCATGCGCTGCTGATCGAGGGAACGATGGAGCCGCTGTCGAAGGCGCTGCTGTGCGGGTTGGTCCTGTTGGCCACGCTCGCAGCGGTCCTGCGCCCGCGTCTTGTCCGCGCGGGGCGCCGCCGCGCCTCTGGTGCGGGTTAG
- a CDS encoding LysR family transcriptional regulator — translation MDVRQLDWSLLQSFVRVASSGSLSAAARSSGISQPTLGRHMRALEEALEQPLFTRRPEGQTLTPMGHQLLAHAQQMEDAAARISLTAAGASARLEGTVRLTAARVVAHWHLPQLLARLRREEPGIRIDLVASDLPENLLHREADIALRMFRPERGDLSAQKVADLPLGLYAARSYLDRAGRPETLEALKAMDFVGYGRSDIMQRLMAENGWTASRETFPLRCEDQLVNWALVCAGCGVGGFQRVIADADPRVERIAEFLRLPALPVWLVVPEALRQVPRIARVRQALAEEMARIGAAARP, via the coding sequence ATGGATGTTCGGCAACTCGACTGGTCCCTTCTGCAAAGCTTCGTCCGCGTCGCCAGCTCCGGTTCGCTGTCGGCGGCCGCGCGAAGCAGCGGCATCAGCCAGCCCACGTTGGGTCGGCACATGCGCGCGTTGGAAGAGGCTCTGGAGCAGCCCCTCTTCACCCGCCGCCCCGAGGGGCAAACCCTCACACCGATGGGCCACCAGTTGCTGGCGCACGCACAGCAGATGGAGGATGCCGCAGCCCGCATCTCGCTGACCGCCGCCGGGGCGAGCGCGCGGCTCGAAGGCACCGTGCGCCTCACCGCCGCGCGAGTGGTGGCGCATTGGCATCTGCCGCAACTTCTTGCACGGCTGCGCAGAGAAGAGCCGGGCATCCGCATCGACCTCGTCGCCTCTGACCTGCCCGAAAACCTGTTGCACCGCGAGGCCGACATCGCGCTGCGCATGTTCCGACCGGAGCGCGGCGATCTCTCGGCGCAGAAGGTGGCGGATCTGCCCTTGGGGCTCTACGCGGCGCGCAGCTACCTCGACCGCGCCGGGCGTCCCGAGACTCTGGAGGCGCTGAAGGCGATGGATTTCGTGGGCTACGGACGGTCTGACATCATGCAAAGACTGATGGCCGAGAACGGCTGGACTGCCAGCCGCGAGACCTTTCCGCTGCGCTGCGAGGATCAGCTGGTCAATTGGGCGCTGGTCTGTGCAGGCTGCGGCGTGGGCGGCTTTCAACGCGTGATCGCGGATGCTGATCCAAGAGTCGAACGGATCGCCGAGTTCCTCCGCCTGCCCGCGCTGCCGGTCTGGCTGGTGGTGCCCGAAGCGCTGCGGCAGGTGCCGCGCATCGCCCGCGTGCGTCAGGCTCTGGCCGAGGAAATGGCCCGGATCGGCGCCGCCGCCCGTCCCTAA
- a CDS encoding NmrA family NAD(P)-binding protein: MSRSVLILGASGHSGSAFACAFAEDGWDVRRYRRGDDPARAAQGADLIVNAMNPPDYHDWARQIPAITELTMTAARASGARVLIPGNVYVFGQEPAPWSAETPHHPCSRKGRIRSEMEAAWRASGLPVTILRAGDFIDGAKPGLMMGRVMLKHLGQGKITALGPPDVRRAYAYLPDVARAAVALSRKDDLPRFADIPFPGHSFSLTEMASEITRQTGRDLRITRFPWWTLRMASPVWELARELYEMRYLFAHPHWLDGAAFDAAVPEFVKTPFSEVVASHLPGRS; encoded by the coding sequence ATGTCACGTAGCGTTCTCATCCTTGGTGCGTCGGGCCATTCCGGCAGCGCTTTCGCCTGCGCCTTTGCCGAAGACGGTTGGGACGTGCGGCGCTACCGCCGTGGCGACGACCCGGCCCGCGCGGCGCAGGGCGCAGATCTGATCGTCAATGCCATGAACCCGCCGGACTACCACGACTGGGCGCGGCAAATCCCCGCGATCACCGAGCTTACCATGACGGCGGCACGGGCCAGCGGCGCGCGGGTGCTCATTCCCGGAAACGTCTACGTCTTTGGCCAAGAACCCGCGCCTTGGTCCGCCGAGACCCCGCACCACCCCTGCAGCCGCAAGGGGCGGATACGCTCCGAAATGGAAGCGGCGTGGCGGGCCTCCGGGCTTCCGGTGACCATTCTGCGGGCGGGGGATTTCATCGACGGCGCAAAGCCGGGGCTGATGATGGGGCGGGTGATGCTGAAACATCTCGGGCAGGGAAAGATCACAGCCCTCGGGCCGCCCGACGTGCGGCGCGCCTACGCTTATCTTCCCGATGTCGCCCGCGCCGCGGTGGCGCTGTCACGCAAGGACGACCTGCCGCGTTTTGCCGACATCCCGTTTCCGGGGCACAGCTTCAGCCTGACCGAGATGGCCTCCGAGATCACCCGGCAGACTGGCCGGGACCTGCGCATCACCCGCTTTCCATGGTGGACGCTGCGCATGGCCTCCCCAGTCTGGGAGCTTGCGCGGGAGCTATATGAGATGCGCTATCTCTTCGCACATCCCCATTGGCTGGATGGCGCGGCGTTTGACGCGGCGGTGCCGGAGTTCGTCAAGACACCCTTCAGCGAGGTTGTCGCCTCCCATCTACCGGGCAGGTCCTGA